A region from the Algoriphagus machipongonensis genome encodes:
- a CDS encoding alpha/beta hydrolase: protein MTQFFPRFLIFLLVFATINSCAFKGIHRDKNLIFTQTDNTDSIPSKELNVFYPKKSENLPVMIFLYGGSWKSGKKEIYNFLGSRMARRDVVTVIADYPLSPDYQVDDMVKVAAQAALWTKNNISKYGGDPDEIFISGHSAGAHLAAVLATNNKHFEALGEENPIKGAVLIDPAGLDMHWYLSDFPEEGKKYMKAFSEDPDFWEAYSPINYLERQSIPLLILEGERTYPSISTSIDRFLEEAEEQEFEISYEFYPHKKHIPMITQFLYTGSKGYDDVLGFIKKESEKVPNSSGF, encoded by the coding sequence ATGACCCAATTTTTTCCAAGGTTTCTAATTTTTCTTTTGGTGTTTGCGACCATAAATTCTTGTGCTTTCAAAGGAATTCACCGGGATAAGAATCTAATATTTACTCAGACAGATAATACCGATTCAATTCCTAGCAAAGAGTTGAACGTATTTTACCCAAAAAAATCAGAAAATCTACCCGTCATGATCTTCTTGTATGGAGGAAGTTGGAAGAGTGGGAAGAAAGAGATTTATAACTTTCTGGGAAGCCGGATGGCTAGAAGAGATGTGGTAACCGTCATTGCAGATTATCCACTTTCTCCTGATTATCAAGTGGATGATATGGTGAAAGTTGCTGCTCAGGCAGCTCTTTGGACAAAAAATAATATCAGTAAATACGGGGGAGATCCAGATGAGATTTTCATTTCAGGTCATTCTGCAGGTGCGCATCTGGCAGCTGTATTGGCCACAAATAATAAACATTTTGAAGCACTAGGAGAAGAAAACCCAATTAAAGGAGCGGTGTTGATTGACCCTGCAGGATTGGATATGCATTGGTACCTGAGTGATTTTCCTGAGGAAGGCAAAAAGTACATGAAAGCTTTTTCGGAAGATCCAGACTTTTGGGAAGCCTATTCTCCCATTAATTATTTAGAAAGGCAATCAATCCCTTTACTGATTTTGGAAGGGGAGAGGACTTACCCCAGTATCTCCACCAGTATAGATCGTTTTTTAGAGGAAGCCGAAGAGCAAGAGTTTGAAATTTCTTATGAATTCTATCCTCACAAAAAGCATATACCTATGATTACACAATTTCTCTATACAGGGAGCAAAGGGTATGATGATGTTTTGGGATTTATCAAAAAAGAGAGTGAGAAAGTACCTAATTCATCAGGCTTTTAA
- the priA gene encoding replication restart helicase PriA: MESLFEHQELFPEEENAFADIILPVPIPRMFTYRIPSSLSEQIKIGSRVIVQFGKKKVLTGIIGKVHSKAPQAYDAKPLLDVLDDTPSVNPLQIRFWVWMAEYYCCHIGEVMLAALPSGLRLSSESKVQLNPNFNPEESPYPLDEREIKILDAFENSSELSYEDCEKILGIKTIHPILKSLVTKEAILIFERVQDKYSPKVETRIRIHPNIAKDKKALEAVFENISGKAKQESILLKYLRDVPVFNNPQLNEKGLDKASLLEEGDSESSLKTLIKNGVFESYKQVVNRIDETAVTAGKIVLSEKQGIALSEIKNHFNSFQATLLHGITGSGKTEIYIQLIKEVLDSGSQVLMLLPEIALTTQIVSRLKQVFGGQMGVYHSKYSDNERVEVWNGVISGRFPFVVGVRSSIFLPFDSLGLIIVDEEHESSYKQFDPAPRFHARDAAVMLSYFHQAKTLLGSATPSFESYHNATEGGKYGLVELPERYGKANLPEFHLADLAGDKRKNLLKVDTTRLMRERIQEALDRQEQVLIFQNRRGYSPYIQCEDCGWTGQCIQCDVSLTYHQFSEELRCHYCGYKEKVPPACPACGSSQLATMGMGTERIEESLSLLFPEARIGRMDLDTTRNKYGYQKLLDEFGAGHLDILVGTQMITKGLDFGNVTVVGIWDGDRILNFPDFRSGERAYQQITQVAGRAGRRETKGNVIVQTRRPDEAIYQQVIKGDYFEFYRQELHERKKFYYPPFVKLIKITTRNSDYKTAEKAAMALHQYMAGIAVKKIVLGPEKAMIGRIKNQYQFESIIKLDRSGSSQSEFKQKLGEIIIQLNGKPEFRSVRFVVDVDPN; the protein is encoded by the coding sequence TTGGAAAGTCTATTCGAACATCAAGAGTTATTTCCGGAGGAGGAAAACGCATTTGCAGACATTATTCTGCCAGTGCCTATCCCTCGCATGTTTACTTACCGAATTCCATCAAGCCTCTCGGAACAAATAAAAATCGGTTCTCGGGTGATTGTTCAATTTGGTAAGAAGAAAGTACTCACAGGGATCATTGGCAAAGTTCATAGCAAAGCTCCTCAAGCCTATGATGCCAAGCCGCTATTAGATGTTTTAGACGATACACCCAGCGTAAACCCATTGCAAATTAGATTTTGGGTGTGGATGGCAGAATACTACTGTTGTCATATTGGGGAAGTCATGTTGGCTGCATTACCTTCTGGACTACGCCTAAGTAGTGAAAGCAAAGTTCAGCTCAACCCAAATTTCAATCCTGAAGAAAGCCCCTACCCTTTGGATGAAAGGGAAATAAAAATCTTAGATGCTTTTGAAAATAGCTCTGAACTCAGCTACGAGGATTGTGAAAAGATTCTTGGCATTAAAACCATTCACCCCATCCTCAAAAGCTTAGTAACAAAAGAAGCCATTTTGATTTTTGAGAGGGTTCAGGATAAATACAGCCCCAAAGTAGAGACCCGAATCAGAATTCATCCTAATATCGCCAAAGACAAGAAAGCGCTTGAAGCTGTATTCGAAAATATTTCAGGAAAAGCCAAACAGGAGTCCATTTTACTCAAATACCTTCGAGATGTTCCTGTTTTCAATAATCCTCAGTTAAATGAAAAAGGTTTAGACAAAGCCTCCCTGCTTGAGGAAGGAGACTCAGAAAGTTCGCTAAAAACTTTAATCAAAAACGGAGTCTTTGAGTCTTACAAACAAGTCGTCAATAGAATTGATGAAACCGCAGTTACTGCTGGTAAAATCGTTCTTTCCGAAAAACAAGGAATTGCACTTTCTGAAATTAAAAACCACTTCAATAGCTTTCAAGCGACTTTGCTGCACGGGATTACAGGCAGTGGAAAGACCGAGATTTATATTCAGCTGATCAAGGAAGTATTGGATTCTGGCTCACAAGTATTGATGCTATTGCCTGAAATTGCGCTGACCACACAAATTGTATCAAGACTGAAACAAGTTTTTGGTGGGCAAATGGGAGTGTATCATTCCAAGTATTCGGACAATGAACGTGTGGAAGTTTGGAATGGAGTGATATCCGGAAGATTCCCATTTGTTGTAGGGGTGAGGTCTTCCATTTTCCTTCCTTTTGATAGCCTTGGTTTAATCATTGTAGATGAGGAACATGAGTCCAGCTACAAGCAATTTGATCCGGCACCTAGATTTCATGCTCGGGATGCTGCGGTGATGCTTTCCTATTTTCATCAGGCAAAAACACTTTTGGGTTCAGCGACTCCTTCTTTTGAATCTTACCATAATGCCACTGAGGGAGGAAAATATGGTTTGGTCGAACTTCCAGAACGCTATGGGAAGGCAAACCTTCCAGAATTCCATCTTGCAGACTTGGCCGGAGATAAGCGTAAAAATCTCCTAAAAGTGGACACAACCCGACTGATGAGGGAACGAATCCAAGAGGCTTTAGACCGCCAAGAACAAGTCTTGATTTTTCAAAATAGAAGAGGCTACTCCCCCTACATTCAATGTGAGGATTGTGGCTGGACCGGTCAATGCATTCAATGCGATGTCAGCTTAACTTACCATCAGTTTTCGGAAGAGCTTCGCTGTCATTACTGTGGATATAAGGAGAAAGTTCCTCCTGCCTGCCCTGCCTGCGGAAGCTCACAGTTAGCGACAATGGGGATGGGCACAGAAAGAATAGAAGAATCTTTAAGCTTACTTTTCCCTGAGGCAAGAATTGGAAGAATGGATTTGGATACCACCAGGAATAAATATGGCTATCAAAAGTTGCTTGATGAATTTGGTGCGGGACACTTGGATATCTTAGTAGGCACGCAAATGATCACCAAAGGATTAGACTTTGGAAATGTGACCGTCGTAGGAATTTGGGATGGGGACAGAATTTTAAATTTCCCGGACTTTAGATCTGGAGAAAGAGCCTATCAACAAATTACCCAGGTGGCTGGGCGAGCAGGAAGAAGAGAAACAAAAGGGAATGTTATTGTACAAACGAGAAGGCCAGATGAAGCTATTTATCAGCAAGTCATCAAAGGCGATTATTTTGAATTTTACAGACAAGAACTCCATGAACGCAAGAAATTCTACTATCCTCCTTTCGTCAAATTAATCAAAATCACTACTCGAAATAGCGATTACAAAACTGCTGAAAAAGCAGCCATGGCTTTGCACCAATACATGGCTGGCATAGCGGTAAAAAAGATAGTTTTGGGACCTGAAAAAGCGATGATTGGGAGAATTAAAAACCAATATCAATTTGAAAGTATCATCAAATTGGATCGCTCGGGAAGTTCCCAATCGGAATTCAAGCAAAAACTAGGAGAAATCATTATCCAACTCAATGGCAAGCCAGAGTTTAGATCCGTACGTTTTGTAGTTGACGTGGACCCAAACTAA
- a CDS encoding thioredoxin domain-containing protein, with translation MSQASNKLIESQSPYLLQHAHNPVDWYPWGEEALNKAKIENKPILVSIGYSACHWCHVMERESFEDKLTADLMNESFVCIKIDREERPDIDNIYMDAVQAMGLQGGWPLNVFLMPNQKPFYGGTYFPNQQWKNLLANIADAFANHEDKLAESAEGFGRSIARNETEKYGIRSGKIELDPDELAEAVLQLSSQIDSEWGGMNRIPKFPMPAIWNFILDYALLSKSQNLEDKVLFTLKKMGMGGIYDQLKGGFARYSVDGEWFAPHFEKMLYDNGQLLELYAKAYQTSHDDFFLEKIQETYTWLLDEMLQEEGGFHAAQDADSEGVEGKFYTWTYEELSSIIPEEMPWFAELYNLKPQGNWEDGINILFQTKSYSEVAAAHNLSEEVLNQKLKEVKATLLSIRNQRIYPGKDDKVLCGWNALMISGLVQAYFATSDQKFLDLALSNRDFISKKVTVDRRLYRSYKNGVAYTPAFLEDYAALIKADIMLFEATSEASHLKSAERLTKIVLDEFYDENDGFFFFNNPSSEKLIANKKELFDNVIPSSNSLMARNLHQLSILTYKDEYAEISRKMLGGMKNLILKDPGFLCNWASLYLENLIPTAEIAIVGKGAKDLANEFHQKYFPNLILAHSEKMTDTVPLLTGKTPDPQGNALIYVCFDHTCQRPVNTFEEAISQLPYLA, from the coding sequence ATGAGCCAAGCTTCCAATAAATTAATAGAAAGCCAAAGTCCCTACCTACTCCAACATGCACATAACCCCGTAGATTGGTATCCCTGGGGAGAAGAGGCTTTGAACAAAGCCAAAATAGAAAACAAACCCATTTTGGTTTCCATTGGCTATTCTGCCTGTCATTGGTGTCATGTTATGGAAAGAGAAAGCTTTGAAGACAAGCTCACAGCCGACTTGATGAATGAAAGTTTTGTATGCATCAAGATTGACCGAGAGGAAAGACCTGATATAGATAATATATACATGGATGCAGTTCAAGCCATGGGACTTCAAGGTGGATGGCCACTCAACGTATTTCTGATGCCAAACCAAAAACCTTTTTATGGAGGAACCTATTTCCCTAATCAACAGTGGAAAAACTTACTGGCAAACATTGCTGACGCTTTTGCTAATCATGAGGACAAACTCGCAGAAAGTGCGGAAGGTTTTGGGAGAAGTATTGCCAGAAATGAGACTGAAAAATATGGAATTCGATCAGGGAAAATCGAATTAGATCCTGATGAGCTTGCAGAAGCAGTTCTTCAGCTGAGTTCTCAAATTGACTCCGAATGGGGCGGCATGAACCGAATCCCCAAATTCCCTATGCCAGCTATCTGGAACTTCATTTTAGACTACGCCCTGTTAAGCAAAAGTCAAAATCTAGAAGACAAGGTCCTTTTCACCTTAAAGAAAATGGGCATGGGCGGAATTTACGATCAGCTCAAAGGAGGCTTTGCCAGATATTCAGTGGATGGTGAATGGTTTGCTCCCCATTTTGAAAAAATGCTCTATGATAATGGGCAGCTTTTAGAATTATATGCAAAAGCCTATCAAACAAGCCATGATGATTTCTTCTTGGAGAAAATCCAAGAAACCTACACTTGGCTCCTGGACGAAATGCTTCAGGAAGAAGGTGGCTTTCATGCTGCGCAAGACGCAGATAGCGAAGGCGTAGAAGGCAAATTCTATACCTGGACCTATGAAGAACTTTCCTCTATTATTCCAGAAGAAATGCCATGGTTTGCTGAGCTTTATAACCTTAAACCCCAAGGCAATTGGGAAGATGGTATCAACATCCTTTTTCAAACAAAAAGCTATTCTGAAGTTGCCGCAGCACATAATCTTAGTGAAGAGGTATTGAATCAAAAACTAAAGGAAGTAAAAGCAACTTTACTTTCCATTAGGAATCAACGCATCTATCCAGGCAAAGATGACAAAGTGCTTTGTGGCTGGAATGCATTGATGATTTCAGGTTTGGTTCAGGCCTATTTTGCCACCTCAGATCAGAAGTTTTTAGATTTAGCTCTGAGCAATCGTGATTTTATTTCCAAGAAAGTAACCGTAGATCGTCGTCTTTATAGATCCTATAAAAATGGAGTTGCCTATACGCCAGCCTTCTTGGAGGATTATGCTGCTTTGATCAAAGCTGATATCATGCTTTTTGAAGCTACCTCAGAAGCATCACATCTTAAGTCTGCAGAAAGACTTACCAAGATAGTGCTAGATGAATTCTATGATGAGAATGATGGCTTTTTCTTTTTCAACAACCCAAGTTCAGAAAAATTAATAGCAAACAAAAAAGAGCTTTTTGACAACGTCATTCCCTCCTCAAACTCGCTGATGGCAAGAAATCTTCACCAACTTTCTATTCTCACTTACAAAGATGAATATGCAGAGATTTCAAGGAAAATGCTGGGAGGTATGAAAAACTTAATTCTGAAAGACCCTGGGTTTCTTTGCAACTGGGCCAGTTTATATTTAGAGAATTTAATTCCTACAGCTGAGATTGCAATTGTTGGAAAAGGAGCCAAAGACCTGGCCAACGAGTTCCATCAAAAGTATTTTCCAAATTTGATTTTAGCGCACTCCGAAAAAATGACAGATACTGTCCCTTTGCTCACAGGAAAAACACCCGATCCACAAGGAAATGCTTTAATTTATGTTTGTTTTGATCATACCTGCCAGAGACCGGTAAACACATTTGAAGAAGCTATTTCTCAACTTCCTTATTTAGCCTAA
- a CDS encoding GSCFA domain-containing protein, whose amino-acid sequence MQWFTKFDIPKQESPFKIEDKFFSIGSCFAESMGQRMKDSKFDILINPFGTIFHPLAISQLLQASLEKTNVPEDLYLERDDMHFHYWAHSKIMGKSKVEVRGKLLGELALCREYLIKSNVLILTLGTAWVYELKSTSDLVANCHKKQGNLFQKRLTPLEEMKKSLVNTLQLLKKENPQIHVVLTVSPVRHIKDGISENQLSKSLLRVLCDELSREFENVGYFPAYEIMVDELRDYRFYKPDMIHPTQQAEEYIWGKWIQTHFSQETIQLLNEIKQLKLDLAHRPLSPASNSHQKFLNSLKQKLERMSPRIDFTKELEEVNSQLSEFKNPS is encoded by the coding sequence ATGCAATGGTTCACAAAGTTCGACATCCCAAAACAGGAAAGCCCTTTTAAGATCGAGGATAAATTTTTCAGCATTGGCTCCTGTTTTGCCGAAAGCATGGGGCAGAGGATGAAGGATTCTAAATTTGACATCCTCATAAATCCTTTCGGAACTATCTTCCACCCCTTGGCGATTAGCCAATTGCTTCAAGCCAGCCTGGAAAAAACCAATGTTCCCGAAGATCTTTACTTGGAGCGGGATGACATGCACTTTCATTATTGGGCGCATTCCAAAATCATGGGGAAATCAAAAGTAGAGGTGAGAGGAAAGCTTCTTGGGGAACTTGCTTTATGCAGAGAATATCTTATAAAAAGTAATGTGCTAATTCTTACCCTAGGCACTGCATGGGTTTATGAATTAAAATCAACTTCTGATTTGGTGGCCAATTGCCATAAAAAACAAGGAAACCTTTTTCAAAAACGCCTCACTCCTCTTGAGGAAATGAAGAAATCTTTGGTCAATACGCTTCAGCTATTAAAAAAAGAGAACCCACAGATTCATGTGGTTTTGACGGTAAGCCCTGTGAGACATATCAAGGATGGAATTTCTGAAAATCAATTAAGCAAAAGCCTTCTTCGTGTTCTCTGTGATGAACTTTCCAGAGAATTTGAAAATGTAGGCTATTTCCCAGCTTATGAGATTATGGTCGACGAACTCCGCGATTATCGTTTTTATAAGCCCGACATGATCCACCCTACCCAACAAGCGGAAGAATACATTTGGGGAAAATGGATACAGACCCATTTTTCTCAAGAGACGATCCAATTACTAAATGAAATCAAGCAGTTAAAATTGGACCTTGCCCATCGGCCTCTAAGCCCAGCTAGCAATTCACATCAGAAGTTTTTGAATAGCTTAAAACAAAAACTGGAACGAATGAGCCCCAGAATTGATTTCACCAAAGAGTTGGAAGAAGTCAACTCCCAACTATCTGAATTTAAAAATCCATCATGA
- a CDS encoding sigma-70 family RNA polymerase sigma factor, which translates to MNKEEEFVNLIQENQGLIYKVTMVYSKDKEEQNDLYQEIVYQTWKSFDGFKKASKPSTWLYRLSMNTAITHINKSKRKPLMVRLDQSLINYSEPIDAVKEEQIQWLYSQIRKLNLLDRGIMFLFLEDKSYEEIAQITGISTSNVGTRMSRIKQKLKAAASPKPITTWN; encoded by the coding sequence ATGAACAAGGAGGAGGAATTTGTAAATCTTATCCAAGAAAATCAGGGGCTGATTTATAAAGTCACCATGGTTTATTCTAAAGATAAGGAGGAGCAAAATGATTTATACCAAGAAATAGTTTACCAAACCTGGAAATCCTTTGATGGATTTAAAAAAGCATCAAAACCCAGTACCTGGTTGTATAGACTTAGTATGAATACGGCTATCACTCATATCAATAAATCTAAACGAAAGCCGCTGATGGTCAGATTAGATCAAAGTCTAATCAATTATTCGGAACCAATTGATGCGGTGAAAGAGGAACAGATTCAATGGCTTTATTCTCAAATCAGAAAACTCAACTTGTTGGACCGAGGGATCATGTTTCTCTTTTTGGAGGATAAAAGTTATGAGGAGATCGCTCAGATTACAGGGATATCCACGAGTAATGTGGGTACCAGAATGTCCAGAATTAAACAAAAGTTAAAGGCAGCAGCAAGTCCAAAACCAATTACAACATGGAACTAG